The following proteins come from a genomic window of Chelonia mydas isolate rCheMyd1 chromosome 15, rCheMyd1.pri.v2, whole genome shotgun sequence:
- the TESC gene encoding calcineurin B homologous protein 3 isoform X1 has translation MGSSHSMPEEIQELADKTGFTLEQIEHLHRRFRQISGDQPTIRKESFDRIPDLEFNPIRSKIVRAFFDKRNLRQAPNGLADEINFEDFLTIMSYFRPIEMNMDEEQLDHFRKEKLKFLFHMYDSDNDGKITLLEYRKVVEELLSRNPHLEKESARSIADGAMMEAASICVGQMEPDQVYEGITFEDFLKSCQERGNSFQECGTGSGLGRFPVRCLLPARSVLF, from the exons tCACTTTGGAACAAATTGAGCACCTTCACCGGAGATTCAGGCAGATAAGCGGGGACCAGCCAACCATCCG CAAGGAGAGTTTTGACAGGATCCCCGACCTGGAGTTCAATCCAATTAGGTCAAAAATTGTCCGTGCCTTTTTCGACAAGAG GAACCTACGGCAGGCGCCGAATGGGTTAGCTGATGAGATCAACTTTGAGGACTTCCTGACCATCATGTCCTATTTCAGGCCTATTGAGATGAACATGGACGAAGAGCAGCTGGATCACTTCCGGAAGGAGAAACTAAAAT TTCTCTTTCACATGTACGATTCGGACAACGATGGGAAGATCACCCTGCTGGAATACAGAAAA GTGGTGGAAGAGCTGCTGTCTAGGAACCCCCACCTGGAGAAGGAGTCAGCGAGGTCAATTGCGGATGGTGCCATGATGGAGGCTGCCAGCATCTGTGTGGGACAAATG GAGCCAGACCAGGTGTACGAGGGAATCACATTTGAAGACTTCCTTAAG AGCTGCCAGGAACGTGGTAACAGCTTCCAGGAGTGCGGCACTGGCAGTGGGCTGGGCAGGTTTCCCGTGCGCTGTCTCCTGCCAGCACGCTCAGTGTTGTTCTGA
- the TESC gene encoding calcineurin B homologous protein 3 isoform X2, which yields MGSSHSMPEEIQELADKTGFTLEQIEHLHRRFRQISGDQPTIRKESFDRIPDLEFNPIRSKIVRAFFDKRNLRQAPNGLADEINFEDFLTIMSYFRPIEMNMDEEQLDHFRKEKLKFLFHMYDSDNDGKITLLEYRKVVEELLSRNPHLEKESARSIADGAMMEAASICVGQMEPDQVYEGITFEDFLKMWQGIDINTKMHVRFLNMEPIAHCH from the exons tCACTTTGGAACAAATTGAGCACCTTCACCGGAGATTCAGGCAGATAAGCGGGGACCAGCCAACCATCCG CAAGGAGAGTTTTGACAGGATCCCCGACCTGGAGTTCAATCCAATTAGGTCAAAAATTGTCCGTGCCTTTTTCGACAAGAG GAACCTACGGCAGGCGCCGAATGGGTTAGCTGATGAGATCAACTTTGAGGACTTCCTGACCATCATGTCCTATTTCAGGCCTATTGAGATGAACATGGACGAAGAGCAGCTGGATCACTTCCGGAAGGAGAAACTAAAAT TTCTCTTTCACATGTACGATTCGGACAACGATGGGAAGATCACCCTGCTGGAATACAGAAAA GTGGTGGAAGAGCTGCTGTCTAGGAACCCCCACCTGGAGAAGGAGTCAGCGAGGTCAATTGCGGATGGTGCCATGATGGAGGCTGCCAGCATCTGTGTGGGACAAATG GAGCCAGACCAGGTGTACGAGGGAATCACATTTGAAGACTTCCTTAAG ATGTGGCAGGGGATTGACATCAACACCAAGATGCACGTCCGCTTTCTAAACATGGAGCCTATTGCACATTGCCACTGA